One genomic region from Kineobactrum salinum encodes:
- a CDS encoding HlyC/CorC family transporter, with translation MNEAPLGLLYSVLVVLILLSGFFSSSETGMMSLNRYRLKHLRKQKHRGARRAGKLLERPDRLIGLILIGNNLVNILASAIATVVAIRLWGDAGIAIATVGLTLVILIFAEITPKTIAALHPERVAFPASLVLLPLMKLMYPVVWLVNFVTNGLLRLLGIDPAGAKDEHVSSDELRTIVTDAGALIPSRHRGMLLNILDLEEVSVDDIMVPRNEVYGIDLDDSDADLLRCIQAGSHTRLPVWRDDINNIVGVLHMRNISRILDSQGLDRGALEREMDKPYFIPENTPLHTQLLHFQKNKLRLAIVVDEYGEVMGIVTLEDILEEIVGEFTSKLGDSNDSIFPQRDGSYIIAGNANLRDVNKSLHWDLPTDGPKTLSGLILEYLESFPDGNASLAIAGYRLEILELQGNVVQAVKASSAASRKARQ, from the coding sequence CTCCTCTACTCAGTCCTGGTAGTCCTTATTCTGCTTTCCGGCTTCTTTTCAAGTTCCGAAACCGGAATGATGTCGCTCAACCGCTACCGGCTGAAACATCTCAGGAAACAAAAGCATCGGGGAGCCCGGCGAGCCGGCAAGCTGCTGGAGCGGCCTGACCGGCTGATCGGCCTGATCCTGATCGGCAACAACCTCGTCAATATACTCGCCTCCGCCATCGCCACCGTGGTTGCCATTCGCCTCTGGGGGGACGCCGGTATTGCAATAGCCACTGTGGGGCTAACCCTGGTTATCCTGATTTTCGCCGAAATCACCCCCAAGACCATCGCCGCCCTGCACCCGGAGCGGGTGGCCTTCCCGGCCAGCCTGGTGCTGTTGCCACTGATGAAGCTGATGTATCCCGTGGTCTGGCTGGTAAACTTTGTGACCAATGGCCTGCTGCGGCTACTGGGCATAGATCCGGCCGGAGCCAAGGACGAGCACGTTTCCTCCGATGAGCTGCGTACCATCGTCACCGACGCCGGTGCACTGATACCGTCCCGCCACCGGGGCATGCTGCTGAACATCCTCGATCTGGAGGAGGTGTCGGTGGATGACATCATGGTGCCACGCAATGAGGTCTATGGCATCGACCTGGACGACAGCGATGCCGACCTCCTGCGCTGCATCCAGGCCGGCTCGCACACCCGTCTGCCGGTGTGGCGGGACGACATCAACAATATTGTCGGCGTGCTGCACATGCGCAACATCAGCCGCATCCTCGACAGTCAGGGTCTGGATCGTGGCGCCCTGGAGCGGGAGATGGACAAGCCCTACTTCATTCCCGAAAACACCCCCCTGCATACCCAACTGCTGCACTTCCAGAAAAACAAGCTGCGCCTGGCCATAGTGGTCGACGAGTACGGCGAAGTAATGGGGATCGTGACGCTGGAGGATATCCTGGAAGAGATCGTCGGCGAGTTCACCTCCAAGCTGGGCGACAGCAACGACAGCATCTTTCCCCAGCGCGACGGCAGCTACATCATTGCCGGCAACGCCAACCTGCGCGACGTCAACAAGTCACTGCACTGGGACCTGCCCACCGACGGCCCCAAGACCTTGAGTGGCCTGATCCTGGAATACCTGGAATCTTTTCCGGACGGCAACGCCAGCCTGGCCATTGCCGGCTACCGGCTGGAGATCCTGGAGCTGCAGGGCAATGTGGTGCAGGCGGTCAAGGCGTCCTCTGCCGCCAGCCGGAAAGCGCGGCAGTAG
- a CDS encoding acyl-CoA dehydrogenase family protein, producing the protein MSRPISEFRTEVRSWLNEHVPPKQAPHDGSAARAFVLDWQRIQAEGGWAGISWPQSVGGCGLSVSEQIVWFEEYVRAGAPSVLNPLFVALNHAGPTLIACGTPEQQAEHLPHILNGEVIWCQGFSEPNAGSDLGGLRARGRVEGDQLVINGQKIWSSYADIADWQEMLVRTDPEARTGQALSWVIVPMETDGITVRPIATMAGAATFCEVFYDEVRVPLANVVGGLNNGWATAMSTLGFERGTAALALLMDLVWRVDELLRDCPVARPLMRSRLAELRAEGRSILSMNYRLALESQNSVPDSGGSLVRLAFAEFAQRVSAAAVELYGIESDKVTGFHGWGYEYLHSFSETIAGGTAEIQRDIIAERVLGLPKGSR; encoded by the coding sequence ATGAGTAGGCCGATCAGTGAGTTCCGCACGGAGGTTCGCTCGTGGTTGAACGAGCATGTTCCACCAAAGCAGGCGCCACATGATGGTTCGGCGGCGCGAGCGTTCGTACTCGATTGGCAGCGCATCCAGGCTGAGGGTGGTTGGGCAGGTATATCATGGCCTCAGTCTGTCGGCGGCTGTGGGCTCTCAGTTTCTGAGCAAATTGTGTGGTTCGAAGAGTATGTGCGGGCAGGGGCGCCGTCTGTGCTCAATCCGCTATTCGTCGCACTAAATCATGCTGGACCCACCTTGATTGCGTGTGGGACGCCAGAGCAGCAGGCCGAGCATTTGCCTCATATCCTCAACGGTGAGGTGATCTGGTGTCAGGGCTTTTCCGAACCGAACGCGGGCTCTGATCTTGGGGGACTTAGAGCCCGTGGGCGAGTGGAGGGTGATCAGCTTGTCATCAACGGTCAGAAAATCTGGTCAAGCTATGCGGACATCGCAGACTGGCAGGAGATGCTGGTTCGTACTGACCCAGAGGCGCGAACTGGACAGGCGTTATCGTGGGTGATAGTACCAATGGAGACAGATGGAATCACCGTCCGCCCCATCGCAACCATGGCAGGTGCCGCTACATTCTGCGAAGTGTTCTATGACGAGGTGCGTGTGCCTCTGGCAAATGTTGTCGGTGGCTTAAACAACGGTTGGGCAACAGCGATGTCAACGCTTGGCTTCGAACGGGGTACCGCAGCCTTGGCGCTACTTATGGATCTTGTGTGGCGCGTTGATGAGCTGCTGCGCGACTGTCCGGTTGCCAGGCCACTGATGCGGAGTCGCCTGGCTGAGCTTCGGGCGGAAGGCAGGTCAATCCTGTCCATGAACTACCGTTTGGCCTTGGAGTCGCAGAACTCGGTACCGGACTCGGGTGGTTCGTTGGTGCGGCTCGCCTTTGCCGAATTTGCGCAACGGGTGTCTGCCGCGGCAGTCGAACTCTACGGTATCGAGAGTGACAAGGTGACGGGTTTCCATGGTTGGGGCTACGAGTACCTGCACTCATTTTCGGAAACTATTGCCGGAGGTACAGCAGAGATCCAGCGGGACATCATCGCTGAGCGCGTCTTGGGCTTGCCAAAAGGATCCAGGTAG
- the queA gene encoding tRNA preQ1(34) S-adenosylmethionine ribosyltransferase-isomerase QueA has translation MKLSDFHYQLPTELIAQQPLAERDASRLLCLDGASGALRHRLFSDLASCLHDDDLLVFNNTRVIPARLWGQKETGGRVEILIERLTGSGQALAHVRSSKSPRPGSWLLLSAREGGEPGPWRLQVTGREGALFVLRAPEAVALADILAAIGHMPLPPYIQREDEALDQTRYQTVFARREGAVAAPTAGLHFTQAMLAQLDERGIQRAEVTLHVGAGTFTPVRVDEIEQHRMHSEYLEVDDALCAAVAATRERGGRVVAVGTTAVRSLESAACGAGLVSPQRGDTSIFIYPGYRFRVVDAMVTNFHLPESTLLMLVSAFAGREAIMQAYREAIVERYRFFSYGDAMFITPEPSALEGR, from the coding sequence ATGAAGCTCAGTGATTTTCACTATCAACTGCCAACGGAACTGATTGCGCAGCAGCCGCTGGCCGAGCGTGATGCCAGCCGTCTGCTGTGCCTGGATGGCGCCAGTGGCGCGCTCCGGCATCGCCTGTTCAGCGATTTGGCCAGTTGCCTGCATGACGACGATCTGCTGGTATTCAACAATACCCGCGTGATTCCAGCCCGGCTCTGGGGTCAGAAGGAAACCGGTGGCCGGGTGGAGATCCTGATTGAGCGGCTGACGGGGAGTGGCCAGGCGCTGGCCCATGTCCGCAGCAGTAAATCTCCGCGGCCCGGTAGCTGGCTGTTGCTGTCCGCGCGCGAAGGCGGCGAGCCCGGCCCCTGGCGGTTGCAGGTGACCGGCCGCGAAGGCGCGCTGTTTGTGCTGCGCGCACCGGAGGCCGTGGCTCTGGCCGACATCCTCGCGGCCATCGGCCATATGCCTTTGCCTCCTTACATCCAGCGTGAAGACGAGGCCCTGGACCAGACCCGCTACCAGACGGTATTTGCCCGCCGCGAAGGCGCCGTGGCTGCTCCCACTGCCGGACTTCATTTTACCCAGGCAATGCTGGCGCAGCTGGACGAACGGGGTATACAACGGGCCGAGGTGACCCTGCACGTCGGCGCCGGCACCTTCACGCCGGTGCGGGTGGATGAGATCGAGCAGCACCGGATGCATTCGGAATACCTGGAGGTGGACGACGCGCTGTGCGCGGCGGTCGCCGCCACCCGCGAGCGGGGGGGCAGGGTGGTGGCCGTAGGCACCACCGCGGTGCGCTCGCTGGAGTCGGCGGCCTGCGGCGCGGGCCTGGTCTCCCCGCAGCGCGGTGACACCAGTATCTTCATCTATCCCGGTTACCGCTTCCGGGTGGTGGACGCGATGGTCACCAACTTCCATCTGCCGGAGTCCACACTGTTGATGCTGGTCAGTGCCTTTGCCGGCCGCGAGGCGATCATGCAGGCCTATCGCGAAGCCATTGTCGAGCGCTATCGTTTTTTCAGCTACGGTGACGCCATGTTCATCACCCCCGAACCCAGCGCCCTGGAGGGCCGATGA
- the tgt gene encoding tRNA guanosine(34) transglycosylase Tgt: protein MAFEQLSQDGDARRGRLRFPRGTVETPAFMPVGTYGTVKGMLPRDIRAIGAEIILGNTFHLWLRPGTAIIEQHGDLHEFMGWDGPILTDSGGFQVFSLGAMRKIAEEGVRFRSPVDGAQVFLDPETSMAIQHSLGSDIVMIFDECTPYPATEREARESMELSLRWAARSKAAHGERPAALFGIVQGGMYPALRAESLAGLEAIGFDGYAIGGLSVGEPKEDMLAVLESLAPHLPRELPRYLMGVGTPADLLEGVRRGVDMFDCVMPTRNARNGFIFTSRGILKLRNARHKTSTLPLDEACDCYTCQHFSRAYLHHLDRCNEILGSQLNTIHNLRYYQNHMAAIRTAIEGGQLDSFAADFYAAQAEGV from the coding sequence ATGGCATTCGAACAACTGAGCCAGGACGGCGATGCGCGGCGCGGACGCCTGAGGTTTCCGCGCGGCACAGTGGAGACGCCGGCCTTCATGCCGGTGGGCACATACGGCACGGTGAAAGGCATGTTGCCGCGGGATATCCGCGCCATCGGTGCCGAAATCATCCTCGGCAACACCTTCCATCTGTGGTTGCGGCCCGGCACCGCGATTATCGAACAGCACGGTGACCTGCACGAATTCATGGGCTGGGATGGCCCCATCCTGACCGACTCTGGCGGCTTTCAGGTGTTCAGCCTGGGCGCAATGCGCAAAATTGCAGAGGAGGGCGTCCGTTTCCGCTCACCGGTGGATGGTGCCCAGGTATTCCTGGATCCGGAGACATCGATGGCGATCCAGCACAGCCTGGGGTCGGATATCGTGATGATCTTTGACGAGTGCACTCCCTATCCCGCCACCGAGCGCGAGGCACGCGAGTCGATGGAGCTCTCGTTGCGCTGGGCGGCACGCAGCAAGGCGGCCCATGGCGAGCGGCCTGCTGCGCTGTTCGGCATTGTCCAGGGCGGCATGTATCCTGCGTTGCGCGCGGAGTCCCTGGCCGGCCTGGAGGCCATCGGTTTTGACGGCTACGCCATTGGCGGCCTGTCTGTGGGGGAGCCCAAGGAGGACATGCTGGCGGTGCTGGAATCGCTGGCGCCGCATCTGCCCCGGGAGCTTCCGCGCTACCTGATGGGGGTGGGCACGCCGGCCGACTTGCTGGAAGGGGTGCGGCGGGGCGTGGACATGTTTGACTGCGTAATGCCTACCCGCAATGCCCGCAACGGCTTCATCTTCACTTCCCGGGGCATACTCAAGCTGCGCAATGCCCGCCACAAGACCAGTACACTGCCGTTGGATGAAGCCTGCGATTGCTATACCTGCCAACATTTCAGCCGCGCCTATCTGCATCATCTGGACAGGTGCAACGAGATTCTGGGCTCGCAGTTGAATACCATTCACAATCTGCGTTATTACCAGAACCACATGGCGGCGATACGCACTGCGATCGAGGGCGGGCAGCTGGACAGCTTTGCAGCGGATTTTTATGCCGCCCAGGCCGAGGGCGTCTGA
- a CDS encoding DUF1289 domain-containing protein: MSEPEAPRSPCISVCLLDEHDICQGCYRSATEITDWFMAEPAEKRDILHRARQRERQYNPVRLD; encoded by the coding sequence ATGAGCGAACCCGAGGCACCTCGGTCGCCCTGTATTTCCGTCTGCCTGCTGGATGAGCACGATATCTGCCAGGGCTGTTACCGCAGCGCCACCGAAATCACCGACTGGTTCATGGCGGAGCCGGCGGAAAAGCGGGATATCCTGCACCGCGCCCGGCAGCGCGAGCGGCAATACAATCCCGTGCGCCTGGACTAG
- a CDS encoding gamma carbonic anhydrase family protein yields MIYSLDGKQVTLRGSGHFIAPNAAVIGDVTLHEHSSVWFSCVLRGDAERIEVGAGSNIQDGAVLHADPGFPMVVGENVTVGHNAMLHGCSIGDGSLVGIAAVVLNGAKVGRNCLIGAGALVTEGMEIPDGSLVLGAPAKVRRQLSEEQQAELQLNADHYVGNATRYASGLREQ; encoded by the coding sequence ATGATATACAGTCTAGACGGCAAGCAGGTCACACTGCGCGGCAGTGGACATTTTATCGCGCCCAACGCCGCGGTAATTGGCGATGTCACCTTGCATGAGCACAGCAGTGTCTGGTTCAGCTGTGTCTTGCGTGGCGATGCTGAGCGCATTGAGGTGGGTGCCGGCAGCAATATTCAGGATGGTGCGGTACTGCATGCGGACCCGGGCTTTCCGATGGTCGTGGGCGAGAATGTCACCGTCGGGCACAATGCGATGTTGCACGGTTGCAGCATTGGCGACGGCTCTTTGGTGGGTATTGCCGCGGTGGTGCTGAACGGCGCCAAAGTGGGCAGGAACTGCCTGATCGGCGCCGGCGCGCTGGTCACCGAGGGGATGGAGATTCCCGATGGCAGCCTGGTGTTGGGCGCCCCGGCCAAGGTGCGCCGCCAGTTGAGCGAGGAGCAGCAGGCGGAGTTGCAGTTGAACGCCGACCACTATGTCGGCAATGCAACCCGTTATGCCAGCGGGCTGCGGGAACAGTAA
- a CDS encoding NUDIX hydrolase — MTAADSAGSLFARLQRHHAPRPEPWRGEGRQAAVLVAITEEAEPRVVLGRRAEHLPLHPGEIAFPGGKREPEDATPWDTALRETEEEIGWPRIAVQPVAQLGVLLTRSGFAVHPCVVRVAELPPMRVDQEEFDAVFLAPLALFAERARLRLERMQVGDEQRWVPHYELEHGIVWGVTARVLAQLVNTGMDAGLDLDPDNDEEAQ; from the coding sequence ATGACTGCAGCGGATTCTGCCGGTAGTCTTTTCGCTCGTCTGCAGCGCCACCATGCCCCGCGTCCTGAACCCTGGCGCGGCGAAGGCCGGCAGGCAGCAGTGCTGGTGGCCATAACAGAGGAAGCAGAGCCCAGGGTGGTATTGGGCAGGCGGGCAGAGCATCTGCCGCTGCACCCCGGCGAGATCGCCTTTCCCGGCGGCAAGCGGGAGCCGGAGGATGCGACACCCTGGGACACCGCGCTGCGGGAAACCGAAGAGGAAATCGGCTGGCCGCGCATCGCGGTACAGCCGGTGGCGCAGTTGGGGGTGCTGCTAACCCGTTCCGGCTTTGCAGTGCATCCCTGCGTGGTACGGGTGGCGGAACTGCCGCCGATGCGGGTGGATCAAGAAGAGTTTGATGCGGTCTTCCTGGCGCCGCTGGCGCTGTTCGCGGAGCGGGCCCGGCTCCGGCTGGAGCGCATGCAGGTGGGCGATGAGCAGCGCTGGGTGCCGCATTACGAACTGGAGCATGGTATCGTCTGGGGAGTCACCGCCAGAGTGCTCGCCCAACTGGTCAATACCGGTATGGACGCCGGGCTGGATCTTGACCCAGACAATGATGAGGAAGCGCAATGA